The following coding sequences lie in one Arachis ipaensis cultivar K30076 chromosome B03, Araip1.1, whole genome shotgun sequence genomic window:
- the LOC107633916 gene encoding protein FAR1-RELATED SEQUENCE 5-like — protein sequence MECYGGMGKANGLSPDESENELGLSNNDVVDEDDLRKVELLSDEDGREYEDVSGLSAEDIMKKVFQSEERAYEFYYRVGKCNGFGVCKGDYEKDEDGTVVRRRFFCNRAGLRDGKHYNRVDRKRCHRPETRTNCQALMSVYLDKGSSVWKVRKVIFEHNHELIPRGMVHMLRSFRAISGSAKAHMDEMHAYGLPTSKILGYMAGIAGGYSCLGFTKKDAYNYIDRSKRTKVVDGDMNVAIVYLEGKAAADPMSMAWYNLTEEGMLANMFWVDGPSGVDFQHFGDVVVFDSTYKKNKYNRPLDIFSGSNNHKQTTIFGFGLVLDETISSYKWMLENLLEVICGKMPSVVVTDGDESMIAAVREVLPRQPIGCVHDICRRM from the coding sequence ATGGAGTGCTATGGTGGGATGGGCAAGGCAAACGGTTTGTCTCCAGATGAAAGTGAAAATGAGTTAGGCCTTTCAAACAACGACGTTGTTGACGAGGATGACTTAAGAAAGGTTGAGTTGTTGTCGGATGAAGATGGTCGTGAATATGAAGACGTGAGTGGGTTGAGTGCAGAGGATATAATGAAAAAGGTGTTTCAAAGTGAAGAGCGTGCATATGAGTTTTATTATAGGGTAGGGAAATGCAATGGATTTGGGGTCTGTAAGGGAGACTATGAAAAGGATGAAGATGGGACTGTAGTGAGAAGGAGGTTCTTCTGTAATAGGGCTGGGCTAAGGGATGGAAAACACTACAACAGAGTAGACAGGAAGAGATGCCATAGGCCTGAGACACGCACGAATTGCCAGGCCCTGATGTCTGTATACCTTGATAAGGGAAGCTCGGTTTGGAAGGTTCGGAAAGTAATCTTCGAGCATAACCATGAATTGATACCAAGGGGAATGGTTCACATGCTCCGAAGTTTCCGGGCGATATCGGGTTCCGCAAAGGCCCACATGGATGAAATGCATGCGTATGGGTTGCCGACGTCTAAGATACTGGGGTACATGGCTGGGATTGCAGGTGGTTATTCTTGTTTGGGTTTTACCAAGAAAGACGCATACAACTATATTGATCGGTCAAAACGTACAAAGGTGGTTGATGGAGACATGAACGTTGCTATAGTCTACCTAGAAGGCAAGGCAGCTGCTGATCCCATGTCTATGGCCTGGTACAATTTGACTGAAGAAGGTATGTTGGCAAACATGTTTTGGGTAGATGGTCCTAGCGGGGTTGATTTTCAACATTTTGGAGACGTGGTTGTATTCGATTCAACGTATAAGAAGAACAAGTACAACAGACCCCTTGACATATTCTCAGGTTCAAACAACCACAAGCAAACAACGATTTttggttttggtttggttttagaTGAGACAATCAGTTCATACAAGTGGATGCTGGAGAACTTGTTAGAAGTCATATGTGGGAAGATGCCCTCTGTTGTCGTGACCGACGGGGATGAATCAATGATAGCTGCAGTTAGGGAAGTGTTGCCCCGGCAACCCATAGGTTGTGTGCATGACATCTGCAGAAGAATGTGA